Proteins from a genomic interval of Echeneis naucrates chromosome 21, fEcheNa1.1, whole genome shotgun sequence:
- the epsti1 gene encoding epithelial-stromal interaction protein 1 isoform X2 has product MDPYQHPRDQLSPRRNTKTGSGEDPNDPDDNTPAPDRQPRSSGFTVIPPNESRRNEMQTVAQRGEEKLQRWKETHRVSSVHHDPERLGGSGTLAEARQRQYRDSRCSKLQKKLKQEELDRRRREDEEAELQRMKAKQRQKTERLEEKERREQQRREEQFMQDQPRVMETFLQRFERSAPGPLASSSATHTSSRIEVAEIKQERSERDVELDRRRVNSAFLDKLEGRGRGGQKETRNEGGVQEPERSHPAFEDSQHQPSATATHLKPDPEQGFSSWREEVEPDYDWSLMKLMNNFPDYSKVFLEDILDQCNGDYEQAYTLLICLLS; this is encoded by the exons ATGGATCCGTATCAGCACCCCAGAGACCAGTTGAGCCCcaggagaaacacaaaaaccGGGTCTGGAGAGGATCCTAATGATCCAGACGATAACACCCCGGCCCCGGACCGACAGCCCCG ctCAAGCGGATTCACCGTGATCCCGCCAAATGAATCTCGGAGGAACGAGATGCAAACGG TGgctcagagaggagaggagaagctTCAGAGGTGGAAGGAAACTCACAGAGTTTCCTCCGTTCACCACGATCCAGAGAGGCTCG GTGGCAGCGGAACGTTAGCTGAAGCCAGGCAGAGGCAGTACAGAGACTCGCGTTGCTCCAAATTGCAGAAGAAG CTGAAACAGGAGGAGCTGGACcgcaggaggagagaggatgaggaggccGAGCTGCAGAGGATGAAGGCCAAGCAGAGGCAGAAG ACTGAACGCCTGGAGGAGAAAGAGCGCcgggagcagcagaggagggaggagcagtTCATGCAGGATCAGCCCAG GGTCATGGAGACTTTTCTGCAGAGATTTGAGAGGAGCGCGCCGGGTCCACTGGCATCCAGCAGTGCCACACACACGTCATCCAGG attgAGGTGGCGGAGATTAAGCAGGAGAGAAGTGAGAGGGACGTGGAGCTGGATCGAAGGAG GGTGAACTCAGCCTTCCTGGACAAACTGGAGGGTCGAGGCAGGGGGGGCCAGAAGGAGACGAGGAATGAAGGAGGCGTTCAGGAGCCAGAGCGTTCCCATCCAGCTTTTGAGGATTCACAGCACCAGCCGTCAGCCACAGCAACACACCTGAAACCAGATCCAGAACAGGGCTTCTCCAGCTGGAGGGAGGAAGTCG AGCCTGACTATGACTGGTCCTTGATGAAACTGATGAACAACTTCCCAGACTACAGCAAAGTCTTCCTGGAGGACATCCTGGACCAGTGCAACGGCGACTACGAGCAGGCCTACACACTCCTCATCTGCCTACTCAGCTGA
- the epsti1 gene encoding epithelial-stromal interaction protein 1 isoform X1 produces the protein MDPYQHPRDQLSPRRNTKTGSGEDPNDPDDNTPAPDRQPRYSSGFTVIPPNESRRNEMQTVAQRGEEKLQRWKETHRVSSVHHDPERLGGSGTLAEARQRQYRDSRCSKLQKKLKQEELDRRRREDEEAELQRMKAKQRQKTERLEEKERREQQRREEQFMQDQPRVMETFLQRFERSAPGPLASSSATHTSSRIEVAEIKQERSERDVELDRRRVNSAFLDKLEGRGRGGQKETRNEGGVQEPERSHPAFEDSQHQPSATATHLKPDPEQGFSSWREEVEPDYDWSLMKLMNNFPDYSKVFLEDILDQCNGDYEQAYTLLICLLS, from the exons ATGGATCCGTATCAGCACCCCAGAGACCAGTTGAGCCCcaggagaaacacaaaaaccGGGTCTGGAGAGGATCCTAATGATCCAGACGATAACACCCCGGCCCCGGACCGACAGCCCCGGTA ctCAAGCGGATTCACCGTGATCCCGCCAAATGAATCTCGGAGGAACGAGATGCAAACGG TGgctcagagaggagaggagaagctTCAGAGGTGGAAGGAAACTCACAGAGTTTCCTCCGTTCACCACGATCCAGAGAGGCTCG GTGGCAGCGGAACGTTAGCTGAAGCCAGGCAGAGGCAGTACAGAGACTCGCGTTGCTCCAAATTGCAGAAGAAG CTGAAACAGGAGGAGCTGGACcgcaggaggagagaggatgaggaggccGAGCTGCAGAGGATGAAGGCCAAGCAGAGGCAGAAG ACTGAACGCCTGGAGGAGAAAGAGCGCcgggagcagcagaggagggaggagcagtTCATGCAGGATCAGCCCAG GGTCATGGAGACTTTTCTGCAGAGATTTGAGAGGAGCGCGCCGGGTCCACTGGCATCCAGCAGTGCCACACACACGTCATCCAGG attgAGGTGGCGGAGATTAAGCAGGAGAGAAGTGAGAGGGACGTGGAGCTGGATCGAAGGAG GGTGAACTCAGCCTTCCTGGACAAACTGGAGGGTCGAGGCAGGGGGGGCCAGAAGGAGACGAGGAATGAAGGAGGCGTTCAGGAGCCAGAGCGTTCCCATCCAGCTTTTGAGGATTCACAGCACCAGCCGTCAGCCACAGCAACACACCTGAAACCAGATCCAGAACAGGGCTTCTCCAGCTGGAGGGAGGAAGTCG AGCCTGACTATGACTGGTCCTTGATGAAACTGATGAACAACTTCCCAGACTACAGCAAAGTCTTCCTGGAGGACATCCTGGACCAGTGCAACGGCGACTACGAGCAGGCCTACACACTCCTCATCTGCCTACTCAGCTGA
- the idh1 gene encoding isocitrate dehydrogenase [NADP] cytoplasmic: protein MSQKIKAGSVVEMQGDEMTRVIWELIKEKLIFPYLELDLHSYDLGMENRDATDDRVTVEAAEAVRRYNVGIKCATITPDEKRVEEFKLKQMWRSPNGTIRNILGGTVFREAIICKNIPRLVPGWVKPIIIGRHAHGDQYKATDFVVPGPGKVEMTYTPASGEPVKFVVHEFEGTGGVALGMYNTDKSIRDFAHSSFQMALSKAWPLYLSTKNTILKKYDGRFKDIFQEIYEKEYRAQFEAKGIWYEHRLIDDMVAQAMKSDGGFIWACKNYDGDVQSDSVAQGYGSLGMMTSVLICPDGRTVESEAAHGTVTRHYRQHQQGKETSTNPIASIFAWTRGLLHRAKLDNNTELRVFSEALEAVCIETIEAGFMTKDLAICIKGLPNVTRADYLNTFEFLDKLAENLKLKLTKQPKL, encoded by the exons ATGTCTCAGAAGATCAAGGCCGGTTCTGTGGTGGAGATGCAGGGAGACGAGATGACTCGGGTCATCTGGGAGCTCATTAAGGAGAAGCTCATCTTCCCCTACCTGGAGCTCGACCTGCACAG CTATGACCTCGGCATGGAGAACAGAGACGCCACGGACGACCGGGTGACGGTTGAGGCGGCGGAGGCGGTGCGTCGCTACAACGTAGGCATCAAGTGCGCTACCATCACGCCAGATGAGAAGAGAGTGGAAGAGTTCAAGCTGAAGCAGATGTGGCGCTCGCCCAATGGGACCATCCGGAACATCCTGGGAGGCACAGTGTTCAGAGAGGCCATCATCTGTAAGAACATCCCCCGCCTGGTGCCCGGCTGGGTCAAACCCATCATCATCGGCAGGCACGCCCATGGAGACCAG TACAAAGCCACTGACTTCGTGGTGCCCGGGCCCGGCAAGGTGGAGATGACCTACACGCCCGCCAGCGGAGAGCCTGTTAAATTTGTTGTTCATGAGTTTGAGG gcACAGGGGGCGTGGCCTTGGGGATGTACAACACAGATAAGTCCATCAGGGACTTTGCTCACAGCTCATTCCAGATGGCTCTGTCTAAAGCCTGGCCTCTCTACCTCAGCACCAAGAACACCATCCTGAAGAAGTACGACGGCcgcttcaaagacatcttccAGGAGATCTACGAGAA GGAGTACCGTGCTCAGTTTGAGGCCAAAGGCATCTGGTATGAGCACCGTCTGATCGACGACATGGTGGCTCAGGCCATGAAGTCTGACGGTGGCTTCATTTGGGCCTGCAAGAACTACGATGGAGACGTCCAGTCTGACTCTGTAGCACAAG GCTACGGCTCCCTGGGTATGATGACCAGTGTGCTGATCTGCCCTGATGGACGCACCGTGGAGTCGGAGGCCGCCCACGGCACAGTGACCCGCCACTACAGACAACACCAGCAGGGCAAAGAGACGTCCACCAACCCCATCG CCTCCATCTTTGCGTGGACGAGGGGCCTGCTGCACCGGGCGAAGCTGGACAACAACACAGAGCTGCGAGTCTTCTCTGAGGCGCTGGAGGCCGTCTGCATCGAGACCATCGAGGCCGGTTTCATGACCAAGGACTTGGCCATCTGCATCAAAGGACTGCCAAA TGTGACTCGTGCCGACTACCTGAACACCTTTGAGTTCCTGGACAAGCTGGCAGAGAACCTGAAGCTCAAGCTGACCAAACAGCCCAAGCTGTGA